Proteins from a genomic interval of Sulfurospirillum oryzae:
- a CDS encoding HobA family DNA replication regulator: MQQFLKWTLEEIRKDGSMMSWMEEKRFEWVPLAASMLKNLLDGHTFIVITDDDRAWFCHYMLRAINNHHKNRPLLPFIALQTLYPNLYQVKTKEDIELLENMLSQAFPSGYTFFYVGKNSDIKMQIAKRKDDSFLWIMDEHVQNSFYLLSDDDSLDIKLIQLFRLLDKSIDAVLFAEVTFENE; this comes from the coding sequence ATGCAACAATTTCTAAAATGGACACTTGAAGAGATCCGCAAAGACGGTTCTATGATGAGTTGGATGGAAGAGAAGAGGTTCGAGTGGGTTCCTCTTGCTGCTTCCATGCTCAAAAATCTTCTTGATGGACATACGTTTATTGTGATTACCGATGATGATAGGGCATGGTTTTGTCATTATATGCTTAGAGCCATCAATAATCATCATAAAAATAGACCGCTTTTGCCTTTTATTGCGTTGCAAACGCTCTATCCAAACTTATACCAAGTGAAAACAAAAGAAGATATAGAACTCCTGGAAAACATGCTTTCTCAAGCATTCCCAAGTGGCTATACGTTCTTTTATGTAGGTAAAAACAGCGATATTAAAATGCAAATAGCAAAGCGTAAAGACGATAGTTTTTTATGGATTATGGACGAACATGTCCAAAACAGCTTTTATCTCTTAAGTGATGACGATAGTTTAGATATTAAATTAATTCAGCTTTTTAGACTTCTTGATAAAAGTATCGATGCCGTGCTTTTTGCTGAGGTTACCTTTGAAAACGAGTGA
- a CDS encoding DNA polymerase III subunit delta', whose product MKTSDEGVFSHILICKNVEKAKESLQEQYAKERHLMYVKDEFLIDDAKEVIKEAYIAEASNKYLILVAKGYRVEAQNALLKILEEPPRHIVFIVVAPSKTAFLPTIRSRLLQKELIVEHEVLHSGLNLAKLDLGDIYPFIQKHQSAEKGFLKELVQAIVFEAVNEHHLRFSEKELEHFAKLLHLVELNSRAQNILTSLLLSIMMRKYR is encoded by the coding sequence TTGAAAACGAGTGATGAAGGGGTTTTTAGCCATATTTTAATTTGTAAAAATGTGGAGAAAGCTAAAGAGAGTCTGCAAGAGCAATACGCCAAAGAGCGTCATCTTATGTATGTTAAAGATGAATTTTTGATCGATGATGCCAAAGAGGTTATCAAAGAGGCGTATATTGCTGAAGCGTCTAATAAATACTTGATTTTAGTAGCAAAAGGGTATCGCGTTGAGGCGCAAAATGCTCTTTTGAAAATTCTTGAAGAGCCACCTCGTCATATTGTTTTTATTGTGGTTGCCCCTTCTAAAACCGCTTTTCTGCCGACCATTCGTTCACGTTTACTTCAAAAAGAGTTGATTGTTGAACATGAAGTACTTCACAGTGGACTCAACCTTGCCAAGCTTGATCTTGGGGATATTTACCCTTTTATCCAAAAACACCAAAGTGCTGAAAAAGGCTTTTTGAAAGAGTTAGTGCAAGCGATTGTTTTTGAGGCGGTTAATGAGCATCATTTGCGCTTTAGTGAAAAAGAGCTGGAGCATTTTGCGAAACTCTTGCATTTGGTCGAACTCAATTCCAGAGCACAAAATATCTTAACCTCACTTTTGCTTTCCATTATGATGAGGAAATACCGATGA